ATCATGCCTGTTATCATCAGTCCCATTATCCCTGCAGGAAGAACTTCTTTACACATCAGCAGATAAGCTCCTTCATTTTCCAGGCCAACAAGATCGCCATTAATGACCCGATAAAGCATAGGTGGGAGCATCCATACGACAGGGCTTATGAGGTAAAGCCATCCAAACAGGTTGCCTACCTTCTTTGCTTCCTTCCTCGTGGGCACGCTGGTATAACGTTGTACATATGCCCAGTTGCCACCAATGAATACCATATTGTAGAATCCAAAAGCAACAATAAACCAAATGCTATACTCTCCTCCAATCAAATCAAAAAAGCCCTCGGGAGCCGCGTTTACAAAGGAAGACACGCCCCCGACCCTGTCGAAGGCCAGTGGAACAACAATAATGACAGCGGCTGTGAGCACCACAAACTGCAGAACATTGGTAACAATTACCGCCCAGAGACCTCCAGAGGTCGTGTACAATACGGCCATCAGCCCAAACAAGATAATGGCATAGTGCGATGGAAGGCCTGTGGATACATTTACGAGCTTGGCGACCGGGTAAAGAAAAGCCCCGTTGTAAGCAAAACTCATGAACAGGAAGATGTAGGTGTAAAATTTATGTACACTGCTGCCAAACCGCTGTTGCATGAATTCAGCAGCAGTGAGCACTCCCGTATCTCGCCAACGCGGCGCGATAAAACGGCCAATTAAAAACCCTGCGATAGCCATCATCCACTGAATGGTGACAGCTACCCAGCCCTGTTCGTAAGCTATAGCCCCCCAAACCACAAAAGTGCCTGCCGAGAAAAAGCCCATGTACAATGAAAGGCCGCTCATCCACCATGGTAATGCACCACTCGCCCCAAAATAGGATTTCATATCTGCCTTACGATCGGTAATAGATAGTCCGGCTATTAATATGCCAACTGAAAAGATTGCAATTACCCAATAATCGAGTGTCGTCATTTTTTTTGCTGTTACAGGTTTTTAGTATAGCTTATGTTTAATAACACCTAATGGCAAACAGTGCGGCTGGAACTTCCGACGATGGATGTGCCAGCTGAATGCTAAGTTGGTCTGTTTTCAAAGGTGGGTCGAATATAAGTGTACGCCGTGTTTGATATTGATCGTGCACTTCGCTAATTAGCTGGTTATCTGCATCTCTGATCTCGAAATGGCGCACGCAAAAGGGCATTACATTTTCGGGATGCCCCATCAATACGGACTCCATGGCATGATCGGCATCGGTATCAAATAGGAGTACTATTCGATGGATGGATTGCTCGGCCGGCCAAGAAAGGGAAAGCATAGGATGCTCATCATCGGGGTCGGCCACCCAGGCATTAGGCTGAAATACTGGCCGATCAATGCCATTACGCACGTTGTCTGCTGAAAAAAGTTTTTGGGCCTCGGACAGCCGGAGCGCGATATTATGCCCTTCCGGCCTACGCTGTGGGCACCAAAATTCGAAATCATCAATACCTGAGCCGGGCTCAGGTTGCTGCCGGCCGTTGTTGGACACCCGCTTATTTATGCCGTTATATACAGATAGCAAGCCGGTTATCCGCTGCAAACTATAGGGCAGTTGCACCAACTCGTTCTTCAGGAAGGTAATAAAAACATATTGCGCTGCTGAAAGTTCAATAGCGAAATCGATGGAAAGAGCTTGCTGTCCTTCTACAAGTGTAATCGTTTTTTTGGCTAATGTAGTATCGGGGGTAAAGCTTCCAGCTCTACTGCTGATCCGTAACGCTATCTCCAGGCGGGTGGCCGCTATCGCCATTACAGAAAGAGAAAAAACAGGAACACGCCCCTTGCCTAATGGAAGGAGCTGGGCGGCAGAAATATCGAGTACCTTCCAAAGTAAATGTGCAGGATCAAAACCCTCGAACGCCAGTGAACTGGACGCTTCTATATGCGCGTGCTGTACAAGGTCGCTTTCATCATGAAATACCTGACCAGGTATGTGTTGTCCTGTTTTCATCAATTCATGCTGCAACTGTGGTATGTGCTCTTGGGTATAGAGCTCTTTAGGCATGACCTGCAACGTTTTGCATAGCGCTGCCGCTACGGCTATAGCCTGACCGGTATAGGCACTGGTGGCCATCACGCGCGTTGCACCAAAGGCGACATGGCTTACACTGATAATACGACCGGCCAAAAACAAGTTTTTAATATTTCTGCTGTATAAACATCGATAGGGGATCTGGAATATTCCTTTGCTATGCCACTGATTGCAAGGGGGACGATCGCTGAACACCCCATCGGCCGGATGCAAATCAATCGACCATCCGCCATAGGCAACAGCGTCTGGATGTTCGCGCTGCTGGATGAGATCTTGCTGCGCAAGCATGTAATCGCCTTCGAAGCGCCGACTCTCCCGCTTACCGGGAATCATTCCTACCCATTCCAAGGTCATCGTTGCTGCCTCAGGGAATTTTCCCGAATTTTTGATATAATCCCATATGCCATACACCACACTCCACAGCTCCCACTTAATTTTTTCGGTGTCATGCACCGTATCCAGTCGGCCGCCATGCTCCACCCACCACAGTTGACAGCCGTGTTCGTTGGAATTAAAGTTACGGAAACGTGGGATTTCTTTACTGACGTCCATTGCAAATGAAGGAGCGATGAATTTTACCGGTTTTCCCGTGTCTTTGCTGTAAAAATAAAGAGAATGCCCCAAAAGCCCGCCATAGTTGGCGTCCGGAGCCATCGCTTCATTGAATTCTTCCCTCGACTCCGCTCCCATACGGAAGGCCGCACCGGCCAGGAAAGCCAGCAAGCCGTCGCCGGTAGCATCACAAAAGAGCGGAGCTTCCAAATAATATTCGGTTGCGTTTTGACTACAAAAAGCCCTTATTCCGCGAATGCTATCGGCGCTGTTCTTCTCCAGGTTATAAACGGCAGTGTTCAGCAGCAAAGTGATGTTGGTTTCCTGTATAACCTTATCTAATAAAATCATATCCAGTATTACCGGGTTGCCCTCGGGATTGCGATAGGTATTTTCCACGAGCAGCTCGTCAATAACGCCGCCTTCACGGCTCCATCGGTTATTGTTTCCCATATGTGAAGTGGCTCCCAACACCCACAGGCGCACCTCGCTGGAAGCGTTACCGCCCAATACCGGGCGGTCTTGCACGAGCACCACTTTGAGTCCCTGCCGTGCAGCGGTGATGGCAGCGCAGGTGCCCGACAAACCTCCTCCGGCAATCACAAGGTCTGCTAATAACGTCTCTGTCCGAGTATCTCTTCGATGGGTAACATTTTCTTGAATCATATCTTTGTAAGGGTGGTATAATATCAATTTGTTTCGTTCAGTTGTATCGTTTGTTCCAAAGCTACATAGCCAGTAGGTTTGACAATTTTCAGTGGAAGGTACGTATCAAATCCGCTAACAGATAAGGAAAGGTCCTTGCTTTCGCCCGGCTGTAAATCGGGCAAGGTTATTTTGGTATGAGGCGTTTCCAGTACATATCCTTGCACCGGACTGGCCGGAAAATCGTCACGCGCACTCACCTTCAGTCGGAGCTGGTGCACTCCTTGTTCACCTATTTGATAATGACTTTTTTCTACTTTTACGGGACACATTTCCCGTTGGTAAACCGCATAAGCCGGGCGCACCGAGCGGTCAGGCTCTACCAAGCCCCATGGTCGGTGGCCGTCGGCGTTGCTGCCGTAGTAGCGGCTTTGGTAATCGTTATAGGTCCACCAGGCCGCTCCGATCACATAGGGACGCTTCCGGAGTTCGCTCATTACTTCGGTTACATGCTGTGCCTGTCCTGCTTCGCCCGTGGCATGGTCTACACGCATACCCCATTCGCTGATCAGGATAGGCTTATCAGGGTAGAGTTGGTGAATATGGTCCAGGTTTTTACCGTGGTTGCCATAGATATTGGCACACACGAAATCTACATATTGGCTGGCTTCGTCTTCCGGCTTTTTTGGCAAGGCATTGAGCCGCATGGATGCAAAGGTGTACAGCCGCGTAGCATCCAGCTCCCTCGCATAGCTTATCATGTCTTCGGTCCAGCGTTGACCTGCGGGTTCATCTGACAGGTATTCGTTACCCACACTGTAGGCGATCACGCTGGGATGGTTCCAATCGCGCTCCACCATCTCCCGAAATTGCTGCTTGAATTTCGCTCGGATAGTATCGTTATCAAGTTGACTCGGCGTAAGCTGCCAGTTACCGGCCTCGGTAATAATCAGCATGCCATACCGATCGGCCAAGTTGTAGAAATGTTCGGATGGTGTATAGTGTGTCAAGCGCTGAAGCTCCATCCCAGCCTCTTTCATGAGTTGGAAATCTTTCTCGATGAGCCAGTCAGGCTCCAGGGAGCCGAGGCCGGGATAATCCAGTACGCGGTTGCCGCCACCCAAACGCACGGGTTTGCCGTTGAGTAAAAGCTGGGCATCACGAACTTCCACTTTCCGAATTCCAAAATGCCTCGCGAGCGTATCGTCTCCCACGGCCACGGTCAGCTCATAAAGCGTAGGTGAGTCTATGTCCCAAAGCTCGGTTTGGGCAGCTGAAAGCGCACTTTTGGATTCCAGCACCAACGTTTGCCCCGCCGGTATGCTCACAGATGCGCTTTCCCAATTTAGCGAAAGTGTTTGTTCTCCCAGTCGCACGACGTAATCAGCCTTGGTTAAGGAGGCCTGCCTGGAAGCATTGCGTATGCGCACTTTAGTTGTTAGCACAGCCGTACCATTGTTCAGATCAGGCATAGCCTCGACTTTCACATTTTCCACGTATACTTCGGGCTCCACGGTCAGGTACACGGGCCTGATCAGTCCGCCGTAATTGATCCAAGCCGGATACGAACCATTGATATCATGGTTATCTTTCACCGCCGGAACGGTGTTCAGTTTCCAGGTGTCATTGCTGACCGATACAGCCAACAGGTTATCCCCTTCCTGCAACTGGTCTGTAATATCAAAATGGAACGGAGTGTAACCACCTTCGTGGGTACCAACCGACTGACCATTTAGCCAAACCTGTGTCAAGTAATAAGCAGCGTCAAAGTGTAAAATTACCCGTTTGCCCTGCTCGGGTTTCCAGGAAAAGGACTTGCGATACCAAGCTGTACCCGTATAAAATAAGTAACGGGGATCGGCAGAAAAGCAGTGCGGCACCTTCACGCTATCCTGCCTGTTTGCACGTGTTATCCCATCAAGATACCATTGACCGCTTATTCCCTGATCAGCTAGGTCAAGTGCAAATGTCCAATCGCCATGTAGCGGGATGGCATTGGGATGTGTGATGGTGTATTGTGCTAAAACGTCATTTGCAAAAACAAAAACCAATAGGACTAATCTTTTCATTCCTTTCATTTTTAGTAACAAGTTATCTCATAAATCCACGATTCGATAATTTGACGACCTTCAAGCCCAAGACCGGCATATCCACCATAAAATTGCCGTCTTCCAAAGATAAATCACGGATTTTATCGCCCTTTTCATCCAATAACACTGCTTGGGAATATGCTGGTAGTTCATGGAGTGCAATCGCGCTTTTCTGCCTCACGGTACTGTTGTTCAATAAGATCAGGTACATATCAGTTCCTTGGCTTGCCTTCGCCGCCATGAAATCCACCTGCGGATTTGCAACGGACACCATCCCTGTTGGCAAGTACAAATCGACCGGTGTGCCAAAAACCTTCCCCGCAGCAAAACCATAAGACTGGTGTGGCCCTACCTTTGGTGTGATGAAGCCTCTGGGAAAATCTATCTTCCCTCCCGACCTCGCCGTGATTTCAGCTATGAGGTAATCGGTAATCCAGCCTACCTGCCACCAGGCATGGTGTGGGAAGGGGCCGGGACCATCATCCATACGTTCCCAATAATAGGATGCCACATGAGTTGCAGGGTCTACAAAGGCATCCCTCCCCCACGCCGCAGCACGCGCCATATCCAGAAAAATACGCTCACCTGTTAACTTCGCCATCCGTACAAACAAACCGGCATGACTGGCCAGCAAAATAGGTCCGCCACCATTTGCCGAACCTAGGGTCCCGCCATGTTCAAAACTGAGACCAACCTGTGTGATTTCCCAATCTTCTTTTTGCTTCCCCCGTACCTCTTTGACCTGTTGCGTGGGTATAGGGTGGGTATAGATGGAGGATGTGTATAATTTCGCTGCATTAACGGCAGCCTCCAGATAGGTCTTGTTATCGGTCAACTCGTACAAATCCAGCAGGGCTTGGGCACTCTGACCGGTAGCAAAATCCGGAACAAAGCGCACATCACCGCAAACA
This Olivibacter sp. SDN3 DNA region includes the following protein-coding sequences:
- a CDS encoding sodium:solute symporter family protein, which codes for MTTLDYWVIAIFSVGILIAGLSITDRKADMKSYFGASGALPWWMSGLSLYMGFFSAGTFVVWGAIAYEQGWVAVTIQWMMAIAGFLIGRFIAPRWRDTGVLTAAEFMQQRFGSSVHKFYTYIFLFMSFAYNGAFLYPVAKLVNVSTGLPSHYAIILFGLMAVLYTTSGGLWAVIVTNVLQFVVLTAAVIIVVPLAFDRVGGVSSFVNAAPEGFFDLIGGEYSIWFIVAFGFYNMVFIGGNWAYVQRYTSVPTRKEAKKVGNLFGWLYLISPVVWMLPPMLYRVINGDLVGLENEGAYLLMCKEVLPAGIMGLMITGMIFATTDSVNASLNVSAAVFTNDIYKRLYPQATNKRLMWAARCSTLAFGVVTVLVALMVPAMGGIVEVVLSIGALTGVPLYGPAVWALFSQRQTAFSILFTTIASLGVNLLFKFGTQPLLGFSLDRMQEIVLGVSLPIALLVLFEVLYRRKPYRLAVVIAPDVPLTEHPISHGKRQSVLAIRTIAFALLGVGLMIFILGFLASYGRTAVLGVSSAILSAGSILLAVSRRTN
- a CDS encoding FAD-dependent oxidoreductase translates to MIQENVTHRRDTRTETLLADLVIAGGGLSGTCAAITAARQGLKVVLVQDRPVLGGNASSEVRLWVLGATSHMGNNNRWSREGGVIDELLVENTYRNPEGNPVILDMILLDKVIQETNITLLLNTAVYNLEKNSADSIRGIRAFCSQNATEYYLEAPLFCDATGDGLLAFLAGAAFRMGAESREEFNEAMAPDANYGGLLGHSLYFYSKDTGKPVKFIAPSFAMDVSKEIPRFRNFNSNEHGCQLWWVEHGGRLDTVHDTEKIKWELWSVVYGIWDYIKNSGKFPEAATMTLEWVGMIPGKRESRRFEGDYMLAQQDLIQQREHPDAVAYGGWSIDLHPADGVFSDRPPCNQWHSKGIFQIPYRCLYSRNIKNLFLAGRIISVSHVAFGATRVMATSAYTGQAIAVAAALCKTLQVMPKELYTQEHIPQLQHELMKTGQHIPGQVFHDESDLVQHAHIEASSSLAFEGFDPAHLLWKVLDISAAQLLPLGKGRVPVFSLSVMAIAATRLEIALRISSRAGSFTPDTTLAKKTITLVEGQQALSIDFAIELSAAQYVFITFLKNELVQLPYSLQRITGLLSVYNGINKRVSNNGRQQPEPGSGIDDFEFWCPQRRPEGHNIALRLSEAQKLFSADNVRNGIDRPVFQPNAWVADPDDEHPMLSLSWPAEQSIHRIVLLFDTDADHAMESVLMGHPENVMPFCVRHFEIRDADNQLISEVHDQYQTRRTLIFDPPLKTDQLSIQLAHPSSEVPAALFAIRCY
- a CDS encoding glycoside hydrolase family 2 protein is translated as MKRLVLLVFVFANDVLAQYTITHPNAIPLHGDWTFALDLADQGISGQWYLDGITRANRQDSVKVPHCFSADPRYLFYTGTAWYRKSFSWKPEQGKRVILHFDAAYYLTQVWLNGQSVGTHEGGYTPFHFDITDQLQEGDNLLAVSVSNDTWKLNTVPAVKDNHDINGSYPAWINYGGLIRPVYLTVEPEVYVENVKVEAMPDLNNGTAVLTTKVRIRNASRQASLTKADYVVRLGEQTLSLNWESASVSIPAGQTLVLESKSALSAAQTELWDIDSPTLYELTVAVGDDTLARHFGIRKVEVRDAQLLLNGKPVRLGGGNRVLDYPGLGSLEPDWLIEKDFQLMKEAGMELQRLTHYTPSEHFYNLADRYGMLIITEAGNWQLTPSQLDNDTIRAKFKQQFREMVERDWNHPSVIAYSVGNEYLSDEPAGQRWTEDMISYARELDATRLYTFASMRLNALPKKPEDEASQYVDFVCANIYGNHGKNLDHIHQLYPDKPILISEWGMRVDHATGEAGQAQHVTEVMSELRKRPYVIGAAWWTYNDYQSRYYGSNADGHRPWGLVEPDRSVRPAYAVYQREMCPVKVEKSHYQIGEQGVHQLRLKVSARDDFPASPVQGYVLETPHTKITLPDLQPGESKDLSLSVSGFDTYLPLKIVKPTGYVALEQTIQLNETN